From a region of the Helianthus annuus cultivar XRQ/B chromosome 5, HanXRQr2.0-SUNRISE, whole genome shotgun sequence genome:
- the LOC118492202 gene encoding uncharacterized protein LOC118492202, producing the protein MDSESSKRSTRSQKHKETKPDDDFEELYNPKPLQIVQPGEPIPTFDNEPLHPIPLKVVRPTKKEYYMSPKFWNEVAIWGPSYTNHPTSGGEPSDPIKEEIDEKPEISVVQPKKEEDDEKQKIPILQPKHEEDEEKPIILVKNFGRK; encoded by the exons ATGGATTCAGAGA GTTCTAAGAGATCTACAAGAAGCCAGAAGCATAAAGAAACAAAACCTGATGACGATTTCGAAG AGCTGTATAATCCCAAACCACTACAAATTGTACAACCAGGAGAACCAATCCCTACTTTTGATAATGAACCTTTGCATCCCATTCCACTAAAAGTTGTAAGACCAACAAAAAAGGAATATTATATGAGTCCAAAATTTTGGAATGAAGTAGCAATCTGGGGGCCAAGCTATACCAATCATCCTACTTCTGGTGGTGAACCTTCAGATCCCATAAAAGAAGAGATTGATGAGAAACCTGAAATCTCAGTTGTACAACCcaaaaaagaagaagatgatgaaaaacaAAAGATCCCCATCCTACAACCTAAACATGAAGAAGATGAGGAAAAACCTATAATCTTAGTCAAGAATTTTGGAAGGAAGTAG